In a single window of the Gadus macrocephalus chromosome 6, ASM3116895v1 genome:
- the LOC132458900 gene encoding butyrophilin subfamily 1 member A1-like, with the protein MAVLLLLPIFFTLTHGQLLTTTALVGEDVSLSYDPELSTDLTETPVNCYTDKMLRTNDFVFKKDKPPKDNYPLLSSEYRGRTRLSDEDLKKGIVSLSLYNVTRADEDNYTFVLPLEIKEYKIQLLIGALSSATITLEERHDCSGLVLRCESAGRYPRPQLSWWTDGGLPLPAVTMNTTRDPTGLYTISSTVVVERGQGARNYSCRVHQERFNQTREEEIALQEGQFPSCSRPHRWLYAVLAIFFCAPLVVWVVIGEYVVSQECLS; encoded by the exons ATGGCCGTCCTCCTTCTGCTGCCGATTTTCTTCACTCTAACCCATG GTCAACTTCTCACTACGACAGCGCTGGTCGGGGAGGACGTCTCTCTGTCGTACGACCCGGAGCTGTCCACAGACCTGACTGAGACGCCAGTGAATTGCTACACGGACAAAATGCTCAGAACAAATGACTTCGTCTTTAAGAAGGACAAACCTCCCAAGGACAATTATCCACTACTGAGTTCCGAGTACAGAGGGAGAACGAGGCTGTCAGACGAAGACCTTAAGAAAGGAATCGTCTCCCTCAGTCTGTACAACGTCACACGGGCCGATGAAGACAACTACACCTTCGTGTTGCCCCTCGAGATCAAGGAATACAAGATCCAGCTTCTCATAG GTGCCTTGTCCTCAGCTACCATCACCCTGGAGGAACGCCACGACTGCAGCGGTCTGGTGCTGAGGTGTGAGTCCGCGGGCAGGTACCCCCGCCCACAGCTCTCCTGGTGGACCGATGGaggcctccccctccctgctgtCACCATGAACACCACCCGGGACCCCACTGGCCTCTACACCATCAGCAGCAccgtggtggtggagaggggcCAGGGAGCCAGGAACTACAGCTGTAGAGTTCACCAGGAACGGTTCAACcagaccagggaggaggagatagcCCTACAGG AGGGACAGTTCCCGTCCTGTTCTCGTCCCCACCGGTGGTTGTACGCTGTCCTGGCGATCTTTTTCTGTGCCCCTTTGGTGGTCTGGGTGGTGATCGGTGAGTACGTTGTATCTCAAGAATGTTTATCATGA
- the med18 gene encoding mediator of RNA polymerase II transcription subunit 18 yields the protein MEAPPVSVMPVTGGSINMMEYLLQGSVLDQALESLLHRLRGLCDNMEPETFTDHELVYLLKGQQGNPFILRARHSLSHPAAPWHLRYLGQPEVGDKSRHALVRNCLDVSASHSLPDVLNEMGFRMDHEFVANGHLFRRGALKVVVSKLSRVLVPGNTENTERLSLSYLVELSVLAPAGQDTVSEDMRSFAEQLKPLVHLEKIDPSKQRH from the exons ATGGAGGCTCCTCCGGTCAGCGTCATGCCCGTCACCGGGGGCTCCATCAACATGATGGAGTATCTGCTCCAAG gcaGCGTCCTGGACCAGGCCCTGGAGAGCCTCCTGCACCGACTGCGGGGGCTGTGCGACAACATGGAGCCGGAGACCTTCACGGACCACGAGCTGGTCTACCTGCTGAAGGGCCAGCAGGGCAACCCCTTCATCCTGCGGGCACGCCACTCCCTGTCGCACCCGGCCGCGCCCTGGCACCTGCGTTACCTGGGCCAGCCCGAGGTGGGCGACAAGAGCCGGCACGCGCTGGTCCGCAACTGCCTGGACGTGTCGGCATCGCACAGCCTGCCCGACGTCCTGAACGAGATGGGCTTCCGCATGGACCACGAGTTCGTGGCCAACGGGCACTTGTTCCGCCGCGGCGCGCTGAAGGTGGTCGTGAGCAAGCTGTCGCGCGTGCTGGTGCCGGGCAACACGGAGAACACGGAGCGCCTCTCGCTGTCCTACCTGGTGGAGCTCAGCGTGCTGGCGCCCGCCGGCCAGGACACGGTGTCGGAGGACATGCGCAGCTTCGCCGAGCAGCTCAAGCCCCTGGTGCACCTGGAGAAGATCGACCCCAGCAAGCAGAGGCACTGA
- the LOC132458912 gene encoding forkhead box protein O1-like: protein MMEDGELDAHQVDIDSDFETQSRPRSCTWPAAPCPEGFPPPGGREVTGGGGGGLPPLLSIKLEPEDVPACRGAGLACGTPGGDLQHPVGSSPVPPPGSEVHPCLAGAACDASGQLRKAKSSRRNAWGNQSYADLITRAIESTAEKRLTLSQIYDWMVRYVPYFKDKGDSNSSAGWKVRRRGNGKVARSIPGVSRYPLARRLILTAPDELAPGGRLAWLTPPSVCE, encoded by the coding sequence ATGATGGAGGACGGTGAACTAGACGCGCATCAGGTTGATATCGACTCGGATTTCGAGACGCAAAGTCGGCCTCGCTCGTGCACCTGGCCCGCCGCTCCGTGCCCGGAGGGCTTTCCTCCTCCCGGTGGGCGCGAGGtcaccggcggcggcggcgggggtctGCCGCCGCTGCTCAGCATCAAGCTGGAGCCCGAGGACGTCCCCGCGTGCCGAGGAGCGGGGCTCGCTTGCGGGACGCCGGGAGGAGACCTACAGCATCCGGTCGGCTCCTCCCCGGTGCCTCCCCCCGGTTCCGAGGTGCACCCGTGCCTGGCGGGCGCCGCGTGCGACGCGTCCGGCCAGCTGCGTAAAGCCAAGTCGTCCCGGCGGAACGCGTGGGGGAACCAGTCGTACGCGGACCTCATCACGCGCGCCATCGAGAGCACCGCGGAGAAGCGGCTGACGCTTTCGCAGATCTACGACTGGATGGTGCGCTACGTGCCCTACTTCAAGGATAAGGGGGACAGCAACAGCTCCGCCGGATGGAAGGTAAGACGGCGTGGTAACGGGAAGGTTGCCCGTTCGATCCCCGGAGTGTCGAGGTATCCCTTAGCAAGACGCCTcatcctgactgctcctgatgagctggcgcCTGGCggtcgccttgcgtggctgaccccgccgtcggtgtgtgaatga